The Gemmatimonadaceae bacterium genome has a segment encoding these proteins:
- a CDS encoding FAD-binding oxidoreductase, with product MGRYLPLGHGRNEIVFAVTEYTGGWAFGARLDPYPRAYPRMLSTDISKDSSSAPAHIGPDDRRYHDVVDKRFNKRFSGRPDYVVIASSTEEVIGAVEDASREGRRLVVTSGGHCLEGFVSDPDVRVILDVSPMKRVYYDHEMHAVAVEAGATVGETFKALHERWGTLLPLGEYPAIGMGGHVAGGAFGFLCRELGLAADYLYAVEVVTVDASGRARNVVATREESDPNRELWWAHTGGGAGNFGVVTRYCFRSLPKAPESITTFRAEWSWSDVDREIFEQLLTNHGTWSERNSDAESPNTSLWTLLELHRKQFGTIVIRGMSTAGGAAEGQIEDYLAALGERTIAPSKKEIARMSWLDFALNPFPDLFGMPPGGVCSKVKDALLKRRLTDHQVAIAYDNLTSDAHDVMGGMLGFATYGGRVNAIAPDATASPQRGAIFDIACNTGWLDPREEEKNLAWARAFYRDLFADTGGVPVPGDAYDGTLINHPDTDLADPSLNTSGVSWSTLYYQANYPRLQRVKDQWDPRNVFRHALSIRPSH from the coding sequence TTGGGAAGGTACCTGCCGCTCGGGCACGGCCGGAACGAGATTGTCTTTGCCGTTACCGAGTACACCGGAGGTTGGGCCTTCGGCGCTCGGCTCGATCCGTACCCGAGAGCGTATCCAAGAATGTTGTCGACGGACATCAGCAAAGACTCATCGAGCGCACCAGCCCACATCGGGCCGGACGATCGCCGTTACCATGACGTCGTCGACAAGCGCTTCAACAAACGCTTCAGCGGGCGGCCCGACTACGTCGTGATCGCTAGCTCGACCGAGGAGGTGATCGGCGCCGTAGAAGACGCGTCGCGCGAGGGACGACGGCTCGTCGTGACGAGCGGCGGCCATTGCCTCGAGGGATTCGTCTCCGATCCCGATGTTCGAGTGATTCTCGACGTCTCACCGATGAAGCGCGTCTACTACGATCACGAGATGCACGCCGTCGCGGTCGAGGCTGGCGCCACCGTCGGCGAAACCTTCAAGGCGCTACACGAGCGATGGGGCACGCTGCTCCCGCTCGGCGAGTATCCGGCGATCGGCATGGGTGGGCACGTCGCGGGCGGCGCCTTTGGCTTTCTCTGCCGCGAGCTCGGCCTTGCCGCGGACTATCTCTACGCCGTCGAAGTGGTGACCGTGGATGCCAGTGGCCGTGCGCGAAACGTCGTCGCCACCCGCGAGGAGTCCGATCCAAATCGTGAGCTGTGGTGGGCGCACACCGGCGGCGGCGCCGGAAACTTCGGCGTCGTCACGCGCTACTGCTTCCGTTCGTTGCCGAAGGCGCCGGAATCGATCACCACCTTCCGGGCGGAGTGGAGCTGGAGCGACGTCGATCGTGAAATCTTTGAGCAACTACTCACCAATCATGGCACGTGGTCGGAGCGCAACAGCGACGCCGAGTCACCGAACACGTCGCTCTGGACGCTGCTCGAGCTCCACCGCAAACAGTTCGGGACGATCGTAATTCGCGGGATGAGCACCGCCGGCGGGGCCGCCGAGGGCCAAATCGAGGATTACCTTGCGGCGTTAGGCGAGCGCACGATCGCGCCGAGCAAGAAGGAGATTGCACGAATGTCGTGGCTCGACTTCGCGCTGAACCCCTTCCCCGATCTCTTCGGCATGCCGCCGGGCGGCGTCTGCTCGAAGGTCAAGGATGCGCTCCTCAAGAGGCGACTCACCGATCATCAGGTGGCCATCGCTTACGACAACCTAACGAGCGACGCGCACGACGTCATGGGCGGGATGCTGGGCTTCGCGACGTATGGCGGACGCGTGAACGCCATCGCGCCCGATGCGACGGCATCGCCTCAACGCGGCGCCATCTTCGACATCGCCTGCAACACCGGCTGGCTCGATCCACGCGAGGAAGAGAAGAACCTGGCCTGGGCGCGGGCTTTTTATCGGGATTTATTCGCCGATACGGGTGGCGTGCCGGTACCTGGCGACGCCTACGATGGCACTTTGATCAACCATCCTGACACCGATCTCGCCGATCCGTCGTTGAATACTTCTGGCGTATCCTGGTCGACTTTGTATTACCAGGCAAACTACCCGCGCTTACAGCGTGTCAAAGACCAGTGGGACCCGCGGAACGTCTTCCGGCACGCATTGTCGATCCGGCCGTCCCACTGA
- a CDS encoding CoA transferase: MPSPQFLDGVRVATMAQNVPGPLAVARMWQAGAHVTKIEPPAGDPLRSLAPAWHTELHEGITIEHLDLKTHPARERLMTLLDGVDLCITSQRPSQLARLGCDPEALRARVPGLRILRIVGSIAEPELAGHDLTYQAQAGILGDEMPRTLTADVIASERVFATALALLRQPPGATIDVGLVESLEPMLASLRHGVTTPNGPLGGAIARYRLYPARVGRVAIAALEPHFATRLYQQLNLPEGSDLSSNFRERTATEWEAWARERDLPVAAVKDYGSRSQ, translated from the coding sequence ATGCCTTCTCCGCAATTTCTCGATGGCGTGCGCGTGGCGACGATGGCGCAGAACGTCCCTGGGCCGCTCGCGGTCGCGCGCATGTGGCAAGCCGGCGCGCACGTCACCAAGATCGAGCCGCCGGCGGGTGACCCGTTGCGGTCGCTCGCGCCGGCGTGGCATACCGAGTTGCACGAGGGGATCACGATCGAGCATCTCGACCTCAAGACGCACCCAGCGCGCGAGCGCCTGATGACACTCCTCGATGGCGTCGATCTCTGCATAACGAGTCAACGTCCGTCGCAACTCGCGCGGCTCGGTTGCGATCCGGAGGCGCTGCGGGCGCGAGTCCCGGGGTTGCGCATCCTTCGGATTGTCGGGAGCATTGCCGAGCCGGAGCTGGCAGGTCACGATCTGACGTACCAGGCGCAGGCGGGCATCCTCGGCGACGAGATGCCGCGGACGCTCACTGCCGACGTCATAGCGTCGGAGCGCGTCTTTGCGACGGCGCTCGCACTACTCCGTCAGCCGCCGGGCGCAACGATCGACGTCGGCCTGGTCGAGAGTCTCGAGCCGATGCTCGCGTCGCTGCGTCATGGCGTCACGACGCCTAACGGGCCGCTCGGCGGTGCCATAGCGCGTTACCGGCTGTATCCAGCGAGAGTGGGACGTGTCGCTATCGCCGCGCTCGAGCCCCACTTCGCGACCCGGCTTTATCAGCAACTCAACCTGCCCGAAGGCTCCGACCTGTCGTCCAATTTCCGCGAACGGACGGCGACAGAGTGGGAGGCGTGGGCACGAGAGCGCGACCTCCCGGTCGCCGCCGTGAAAGATTACGGCTCGAGAAGCCAGTAG
- a CDS encoding GyrI-like domain-containing protein, protein MTTSAVSLTVTVPRGMATVRARLPASRIPTSFAQYLDQVYATARATGLPIDGQNIFVYRETDDPQHELDVQFGVGVTAAFAPNGAVTYAELPVGVAATATHWGDYAKLGETHNAVIAWCRENNRKRTGTRWEVYGHWFDDPAKVRTDVYWLLEP, encoded by the coding sequence ATGACAACATCAGCCGTGTCGCTCACGGTCACGGTGCCGCGCGGGATGGCAACCGTGCGAGCGCGCCTGCCGGCGTCGCGTATTCCGACGAGTTTCGCCCAGTATCTCGATCAAGTGTACGCGACGGCGCGCGCTACGGGACTCCCAATCGACGGACAGAACATCTTCGTTTATCGCGAGACCGACGACCCACAGCACGAGCTGGACGTGCAGTTCGGCGTCGGCGTGACGGCAGCCTTTGCGCCTAACGGAGCCGTGACCTACGCGGAATTGCCGGTTGGCGTGGCGGCGACCGCGACTCACTGGGGCGACTACGCCAAACTCGGCGAAACGCACAACGCCGTCATTGCCTGGTGTCGAGAAAACAACCGCAAGCGCACCGGCACGCGTTGGGAGGTTTACGGACACTGGTTCGACGACCCCGCGAAGGTTCGCACGGACGTCTACTGGCTTCTCGAGCCGTAA
- a CDS encoding tRNA (cytidine(34)-2'-O)-methyltransferase — MATHVVLVHPEIHWNTGNAGRTCLAAGATLHLVEPLGFSLDEREVKRAGLDYWEHVDLRVWPGWDAFERELPSLGEPFFFSTKAKRLFWDAPLGGENVVLIFGRETGGLPADLHERYRGRFVTMPILSERVRSLNLSTSVAIALYEVLRQRRQE; from the coding sequence GTGGCGACGCACGTCGTGCTGGTGCATCCGGAGATTCACTGGAACACGGGCAATGCGGGCCGCACCTGCCTCGCCGCCGGCGCGACCCTGCACCTCGTCGAGCCCCTCGGCTTCTCACTCGACGAGCGCGAGGTGAAGCGCGCGGGGCTCGACTACTGGGAACACGTCGACCTGCGCGTCTGGCCAGGCTGGGATGCGTTCGAGAGGGAGTTGCCCTCGCTCGGCGAGCCCTTCTTCTTCTCGACGAAGGCGAAGCGATTGTTCTGGGACGCGCCACTCGGCGGCGAGAATGTCGTGCTGATCTTCGGGCGAGAAACGGGAGGTTTGCCCGCCGATCTGCACGAGCGTTACCGCGGCCGATTCGTGACGATGCCCATCCTGTCGGAACGTGTGCGTTCGCTTAACTTGTCGACGAGCGTCGCGATCGCGCTCTATGAGGTCCTCCGACAACGACGACAAGAATGA
- a CDS encoding carbon-nitrogen hydrolase family protein, translated as MSIVRIALANIRAAATPEESVALARNAIARAADEEAAVVCFPECYVPGYRTSGKPMAPPNAAFLERAWTEVAGAAREADVTVILGTERVVENAARITAVVIDRDGTVAGFQDKVQLDPSEEATYCPGIERQLFHAGPLTFGIAICHEGWRYPETVRWAARRGAHVVFHPHFHEADATSFRPTTFADPRNTFHEKAMLCRAAENSCYFASVNCASDGSPSTSAVIKPDGSVLAWQPYGCEGLLVADLDLSEATALLASRLRA; from the coding sequence ATGAGTATTGTCAGAATCGCCCTTGCGAATATCCGGGCTGCCGCGACGCCGGAGGAATCGGTCGCGCTCGCGCGGAACGCCATCGCGCGGGCGGCCGACGAGGAGGCGGCGGTCGTCTGCTTTCCCGAATGCTACGTGCCGGGATACCGGACGTCAGGCAAGCCGATGGCTCCGCCTAACGCTGCCTTTCTCGAGCGCGCGTGGACCGAGGTCGCCGGCGCGGCTCGCGAAGCCGACGTCACCGTCATCCTCGGCACCGAGCGTGTCGTCGAGAATGCGGCGCGCATCACTGCCGTCGTCATCGACCGAGACGGAACCGTCGCCGGCTTTCAGGACAAGGTGCAGCTCGACCCGTCGGAGGAGGCCACGTACTGTCCAGGCATCGAGCGCCAGCTATTTCACGCCGGTCCGCTCACCTTCGGCATCGCCATCTGTCACGAAGGATGGCGCTACCCGGAGACCGTTCGTTGGGCTGCGCGACGCGGCGCGCACGTCGTCTTTCATCCACACTTCCACGAGGCAGACGCGACGAGCTTCCGGCCGACCACCTTCGCCGATCCGCGGAACACGTTCCATGAGAAAGCGATGCTGTGTCGCGCCGCCGAAAACAGCTGCTACTTCGCGAGCGTGAATTGCGCGAGCGATGGATCGCCGTCGACGTCCGCGGTGATCAAACCGGATGGATCGGTGCTCGCCTGGCAGCCATACGGATGCGAGGGGTTGCTCGTCGCCGATCTCGACCTGAGCGAGGCGACTGCGCTGCTCGCCTCTCGCTTGCGCGCGTAA
- a CDS encoding ABC transporter permease, which yields MQDAQYTLRVLRRAPSFSAVAVLTLALGIASTTAAFSVVDAVVLRGLPYHEPNRLLTVYERSDEGGLRVPSYPTFRDWQAQSAAVSRAIEGTAFVRGDGVLLPMPGGDERAISAYVTPGFFGLMGTRPILGRTFLPDEEQPGAPPVAVLSYDYFLKQFGGNPSVIGKIIDVDSVPTTVIGVMPHAFVYPNFSGGDELLAPSVWQPIALFRLNHAALDQRGLHVDSRAIMRLRSGTDSARAAAAMRTIATRLATEYPIEQAHWTNVAFQSLSDELFGNARGVLTVVSGAIGLVLLLACANVANLLLTRASARRQELAIRSALGAGRWRLARQLLTEALFLSVAAGAVGLLLASMLVGYLRRSATSRIPFASELGVDHRALLFALAASMLTALLVGVLPALQGSGGRLMDRVRASSSGAIGGARDAWARNVLVAVQFALALTLLLAAGLLIQSFRRLLAVPLGYDPSETIEFAIAPPAHRYDAPAEAAALYARILAAVRAVPGVVGIAATSGAQIPTKVETDATSNGRPVESALYRTVSADYQKTMRIPMVAGRWFTEDDMRSPNGFVVSDRLARMLWPGGSALGKRITVRRSSQMRADFGQPISMPVIGVISNVREGGPDDDPQAEVYLPYTLEVWPWMRFVARAQNAARALPIVDRAVRDVEPALRFLGKPSVSETGMDAIDPQRRFVTFVLIGFAVCALLLATIGLYGTVAYGVVQRTRELGVRIALGASARNILALVMRDGLSFVFLGALVGILGAVAATRVIRTLLFATPPTDMATFVVVPTVLATAALLASYFSARRATRTDPMVAIRGD from the coding sequence ATGCAGGACGCACAGTACACGCTCCGCGTGCTGCGTCGCGCGCCGTCGTTCTCCGCTGTCGCCGTACTCACGTTGGCGCTCGGTATCGCCAGCACCACGGCGGCCTTCAGTGTCGTCGACGCGGTGGTACTGCGCGGCCTGCCATATCATGAGCCCAACCGTCTCCTCACCGTGTACGAGCGCAGTGACGAAGGCGGATTGCGCGTTCCCTCCTATCCGACATTCCGCGATTGGCAAGCACAGAGCGCGGCCGTGTCGAGGGCAATCGAGGGAACCGCGTTCGTGCGCGGCGATGGCGTCTTGCTGCCGATGCCCGGCGGCGACGAGCGCGCGATCTCGGCCTATGTCACACCGGGATTCTTTGGCCTCATGGGGACGCGGCCGATCCTCGGTCGAACGTTCCTGCCTGACGAGGAGCAACCAGGCGCGCCACCCGTTGCCGTGCTGTCGTATGACTACTTCCTCAAGCAATTCGGAGGCAATCCATCGGTGATCGGCAAGATCATCGACGTCGACAGCGTTCCGACGACGGTCATCGGCGTGATGCCGCACGCCTTTGTATACCCGAATTTCAGCGGTGGCGACGAATTGCTCGCACCGTCAGTCTGGCAACCGATCGCACTCTTCCGGCTAAATCATGCTGCGCTCGATCAGCGCGGGTTGCACGTTGATAGCCGGGCGATCATGCGGCTGCGTTCCGGAACGGACTCGGCGCGCGCCGCAGCCGCGATGCGGACGATCGCGACGCGCCTCGCCACGGAGTACCCGATCGAGCAGGCCCACTGGACGAACGTGGCTTTTCAATCGCTCTCCGATGAATTGTTCGGCAATGCTCGGGGTGTGTTGACGGTCGTCTCGGGCGCGATCGGGCTCGTTCTCCTCCTTGCGTGCGCGAACGTTGCGAACCTGCTCCTGACGAGAGCGAGCGCGCGCCGGCAGGAGCTGGCGATCCGATCAGCGTTAGGCGCTGGCCGTTGGCGACTGGCGCGCCAGCTGCTTACGGAGGCGCTCTTTCTTTCCGTTGCCGCCGGCGCCGTCGGTCTTCTGCTCGCGTCAATGCTCGTCGGTTACCTGCGACGCTCCGCGACCTCGAGAATACCCTTCGCGTCCGAGCTTGGCGTCGACCACCGCGCGCTGCTCTTCGCGCTCGCTGCGTCGATGCTCACGGCGTTGCTCGTTGGCGTGCTCCCTGCGCTACAGGGCAGCGGCGGACGTCTCATGGACCGCGTGCGAGCGTCCTCTTCGGGAGCGATCGGTGGCGCGCGAGACGCGTGGGCCCGGAACGTCCTTGTCGCCGTGCAGTTCGCGCTCGCGCTCACGCTCCTGTTGGCCGCCGGGCTGCTCATTCAAAGCTTTCGCCGCTTGCTCGCGGTGCCGTTGGGCTATGACCCGAGCGAGACGATCGAATTCGCGATCGCTCCGCCGGCGCATCGCTACGACGCGCCCGCCGAGGCAGCGGCGTTGTACGCACGAATTCTTGCGGCCGTGCGTGCGGTGCCTGGTGTCGTAGGAATAGCGGCCACGAGTGGCGCGCAGATCCCGACGAAGGTGGAGACGGACGCCACGTCGAACGGACGCCCGGTGGAATCAGCGCTCTATCGCACGGTCTCGGCGGACTACCAGAAGACGATGCGCATTCCGATGGTCGCGGGCCGATGGTTTACCGAGGACGATATGCGATCGCCGAACGGCTTCGTCGTCAGCGATCGGTTGGCGAGAATGCTGTGGCCGGGTGGCTCCGCGTTAGGCAAGCGGATCACGGTGCGTCGCTCCTCGCAGATGCGTGCCGACTTTGGCCAGCCCATCAGCATGCCTGTCATCGGTGTAATCAGCAACGTGCGCGAGGGCGGTCCCGACGATGATCCGCAGGCGGAGGTCTACCTGCCGTACACGCTCGAGGTATGGCCATGGATGCGATTCGTGGCGCGCGCGCAGAATGCGGCGCGTGCACTACCGATCGTCGATCGTGCGGTGCGCGACGTCGAGCCGGCCTTACGATTCTTGGGGAAGCCGAGCGTGTCGGAGACGGGGATGGACGCGATCGACCCTCAGCGGCGTTTCGTGACGTTCGTGCTGATTGGCTTCGCGGTGTGTGCGTTGCTCCTTGCGACCATCGGCTTGTACGGCACCGTTGCCTACGGCGTCGTTCAGCGCACGCGAGAGCTTGGCGTCCGCATCGCGCTCGGCGCGTCGGCACGGAATATCCTCGCTCTCGTTATGCGCGATGGATTGAGCTTCGTCTTCTTAGGTGCGTTGGTGGGCATTCTCGGAGCGGTCGCGGCGACGCGGGTCATTCGCACCCTGTTGTTCGCGACGCCCCCGACCGACATGGCGACATTCGTCGTCGTCCCCACGGTCCTTGCGACCGCGGCGCTTCTCGCCAGCTATTTTTCCGCACGACGCGCGACGCGTACGGATCCCATGGTGGCGATCAGAGGAGACTGA
- a CDS encoding S41 family peptidase, translating into MLRPLARTLVLIAIVASRVVAQSPSSVAIPTTAAGTVLHAWLDAFNSADTARLAAYARQYDPNYDPKSELSFRERTGGFQLLTIERSEPRRVEFIAKERAGETTAYGLMALSDTGPLRMKDFRLAALGPNVSAADLHIDAATRRRVIDGAIAELDSFYVFPDVARRIADSLQARLGHGAYDAYPNAMSFAFRLNDDVRAIGHDKHMRVDYSARPLPVQQASSTPSPDVIARRQRQMDEMNCGFVKAEQLEGNIGYLKFNAFADPELCAATASAAMSFLGGTRALIIDLRDNGGGSPAMVSYIASYLFSQRTHLNDLWTRRTDKTEEFWTRDSLPGRRFGGEKPVFVLTSAHTFSGGEEFAYDLKSIKRATLVGETTGGGAHPVSGHRIDEHFMIGVPFARAINPTTHTNWEGTGVEPDVKVPAADALTTAEKLAREKLRS; encoded by the coding sequence ATGTTGAGACCACTGGCCCGAACACTTGTGCTGATTGCGATTGTCGCGAGCCGTGTCGTCGCGCAGTCGCCGAGCTCTGTCGCCATTCCGACCACAGCAGCGGGTACCGTGCTCCACGCGTGGCTCGACGCGTTCAATAGCGCCGACACCGCGCGTCTTGCAGCGTACGCCCGGCAATATGATCCGAACTACGATCCCAAGTCGGAGCTGAGCTTCCGCGAGCGAACCGGAGGCTTTCAGCTGCTCACGATCGAGCGCAGCGAGCCGCGTCGCGTGGAATTCATCGCGAAGGAGCGCGCGGGAGAGACTACGGCCTATGGACTGATGGCGCTCTCCGACACCGGCCCGCTGCGAATGAAAGACTTTCGGCTCGCGGCGTTGGGGCCTAACGTGAGCGCCGCCGATCTACACATCGACGCCGCGACGCGCCGGCGAGTGATCGATGGAGCCATCGCCGAGCTGGATTCGTTCTACGTGTTCCCCGATGTCGCGAGGCGCATCGCCGATTCGCTGCAGGCGCGCCTCGGACACGGAGCGTACGACGCATATCCCAACGCGATGAGCTTTGCCTTCCGTCTCAACGACGACGTTCGCGCGATCGGGCACGACAAGCACATGCGGGTGGACTACAGTGCGCGGCCGCTTCCCGTGCAGCAGGCGTCCTCGACGCCATCACCGGACGTCATTGCCCGGCGGCAGCGCCAGATGGACGAGATGAACTGCGGCTTCGTGAAGGCGGAGCAGCTCGAAGGGAACATCGGCTATCTGAAGTTCAACGCCTTTGCTGATCCGGAGCTCTGCGCGGCGACGGCGTCCGCGGCGATGAGCTTCCTCGGCGGCACGCGCGCGCTGATCATCGACCTGCGCGACAATGGCGGGGGCAGTCCGGCGATGGTCTCCTACATCGCGTCATACCTCTTCTCGCAGCGGACGCATCTCAACGATCTGTGGACGCGCAGGACGGACAAGACCGAGGAGTTCTGGACGCGCGACTCGCTTCCGGGACGCCGCTTCGGCGGCGAGAAGCCGGTGTTCGTGCTCACCTCCGCGCACACTTTCTCCGGCGGTGAGGAATTCGCGTACGATCTGAAGTCGATCAAGCGGGCGACGCTCGTGGGCGAGACGACCGGCGGCGGCGCGCACCCAGTGTCGGGGCACCGCATCGATGAGCATTTCATGATCGGCGTCCCGTTTGCCCGCGCGATCAATCCGACAACGCACACGAACTGGGAGGGCACCGGTGTGGAACCGGACGTCAAGGTCCCGGCCGCCGATGCGCTGACGACCGCCGAGAAGCTCGCCCGCGAGAAGCTTCGATCGTAG
- a CDS encoding glycoside hydrolase domain-containing protein, translating to MKSSNRISTVRRSTAAIVVAITVGCEGHRATAPGGQPNPTPVAYPGFDIGVYPGDAALTAWRFPTSPYHWVGYYLAAPCHRDTTWVGQYHKVAALGWGTAVLYVGQQDWSQIPDIIALSRRATASPEFDRSVQSSLSAAATCSASLLSATQGTAEADDAVAKAAADGVPPGGAIFLDVEYVTSVSQALVTYMSAWIAGVLADGRFRPAIYCAKSNADAVHSATMAAYVAAGRHDAPPFWIASSVGFSLTTVPTDVGLSYASVWQGMFDVSQTWGGQSATVDVDVASSPSPSAP from the coding sequence ATGAAGTCGTCGAATCGGATCAGCACAGTTCGCCGGAGCACAGCCGCGATAGTCGTCGCGATCACGGTCGGCTGCGAAGGTCACCGCGCGACCGCGCCAGGAGGGCAACCGAATCCAACGCCCGTTGCGTATCCGGGCTTCGACATCGGCGTCTATCCCGGCGACGCCGCGCTCACCGCGTGGCGATTCCCGACGTCGCCCTATCACTGGGTCGGGTATTATCTCGCCGCGCCCTGTCATCGTGATACGACATGGGTGGGACAGTACCACAAAGTGGCCGCGCTCGGCTGGGGAACGGCGGTGCTGTACGTCGGCCAACAGGATTGGTCGCAGATTCCCGACATCATTGCGCTCTCCCGCCGTGCGACGGCGAGTCCCGAGTTCGATCGATCTGTGCAAAGCTCGTTGTCGGCCGCAGCCACCTGTTCCGCTTCACTCTTGAGCGCCACGCAAGGGACAGCTGAAGCAGACGACGCGGTCGCCAAGGCAGCAGCCGACGGCGTCCCACCTGGGGGCGCGATCTTTCTCGACGTCGAGTACGTGACGAGCGTGTCGCAAGCGCTCGTCACGTACATGTCGGCGTGGATCGCTGGCGTGCTCGCCGACGGCCGATTTCGACCGGCGATCTATTGCGCGAAGTCGAACGCCGACGCCGTGCACTCGGCGACGATGGCGGCCTACGTCGCCGCCGGCCGGCACGACGCGCCACCCTTCTGGATCGCGAGCTCGGTGGGGTTCAGCCTAACGACCGTACCGACCGATGTCGGCCTCTCGTACGCCTCGGTGTGGCAGGGCATGTTCGACGTGTCGCAGACGTGGGGTGGACAGAGCGCGACGGTCGACGTCGACGTCGCGAGCTCTCCGTCACCCTCGGCGCCCTAG
- a CDS encoding M20/M25/M40 family metallo-hydrolase — MNRLARSASFICFLLAPVAQAQQSSASRAMPAEQDRQLARAIYKEMIEIKSGFTTGATTPVAQAAARRLKAAGFSDRDIYVGGANPNKANLVVRYRGTGRQRPILLLAHTDVVEAKREDWSMDPFLLNEKDGFFYGRGTGDDKAQAAIWIANLIRYKREGFKPDRDIIVALTADEEGGGPYNGVEWLLKNKRSLIDAEYALNEGGWGESVNGTKLSNDVQVSEKYVVNYRLEVRNKGGHSSLPVSDNAIYHLAGALDRLSRFGFPLKTNDVTRAYFTAMSSIEKGPVSADLAAVANGDTAAMTRLAQASTPWNATLRTTCVATMLEGGHALNALPQLAAANVNCRVLPEDSVDYVTETLRRVIADTAVNVIVSGAPRGAPPSPMREDLLNTVNTVTTELWPGVASVPMMVMGATDGAYLRAAGIPTYGVQGLFYDRDDIRFHGRDERLKVQSFYEGQTFLYELVKRLASAPNA; from the coding sequence ATGAACCGACTCGCACGATCGGCATCGTTCATTTGCTTTCTCCTCGCGCCCGTCGCGCAGGCGCAGCAATCGTCGGCGTCACGCGCGATGCCCGCCGAGCAGGACCGGCAGCTCGCACGCGCGATCTACAAGGAGATGATCGAGATCAAGTCGGGCTTCACGACCGGCGCGACGACGCCGGTCGCGCAGGCGGCAGCGCGTCGCCTCAAGGCGGCTGGCTTCTCCGATCGCGACATCTACGTCGGAGGGGCGAACCCGAACAAGGCGAACCTCGTCGTTCGCTATCGAGGCACCGGTCGTCAGCGTCCGATTCTCCTCCTCGCGCACACCGACGTCGTGGAAGCGAAGCGCGAGGACTGGAGCATGGATCCATTCCTGCTCAACGAGAAGGACGGCTTCTTCTACGGCCGAGGCACGGGCGACGACAAGGCGCAAGCCGCGATCTGGATCGCGAATCTGATTCGCTACAAGCGCGAGGGGTTCAAGCCCGATCGCGACATCATCGTCGCGTTGACGGCCGATGAAGAAGGCGGCGGCCCGTACAACGGTGTTGAGTGGCTGCTCAAGAATAAGCGTTCGCTCATCGACGCCGAGTATGCGCTCAACGAGGGTGGCTGGGGTGAATCCGTGAACGGCACCAAGCTCTCGAACGACGTGCAGGTGAGCGAGAAGTACGTCGTCAACTATCGGCTCGAGGTCCGCAACAAGGGTGGCCACAGCTCGCTGCCTGTTTCTGACAACGCGATCTACCACCTGGCCGGCGCGCTCGATCGTCTCTCGCGATTCGGATTCCCGCTCAAGACCAACGACGTCACGCGCGCGTACTTCACAGCGATGTCGTCGATCGAGAAAGGACCGGTGAGTGCCGACCTTGCGGCGGTGGCCAATGGCGACACCGCGGCGATGACGCGCCTGGCGCAAGCGTCGACGCCCTGGAACGCGACGCTGCGCACTACCTGCGTCGCCACGATGCTAGAAGGTGGCCACGCGCTGAATGCGCTTCCCCAGCTCGCGGCGGCCAACGTCAACTGTCGCGTGCTGCCCGAGGACAGCGTCGATTACGTGACGGAGACGCTGCGACGCGTGATCGCCGACACGGCGGTGAACGTGATCGTCAGCGGTGCGCCGCGCGGCGCGCCACCCTCGCCGATGCGTGAGGATTTGCTGAACACCGTGAACACAGTGACAACGGAGCTGTGGCCTGGCGTGGCCTCGGTGCCGATGATGGTGATGGGCGCGACCGACGGCGCGTACCTGCGTGCCGCGGGCATTCCGACGTACGGCGTGCAGGGGCTCTTCTACGATCGCGACGACATTCGCTTTCACGGACGTGACGAGCGGCTCAAGGTGCAGTCGTTCTACGAAGGGCAGACGTTTCTGTACGAGCTCGTCAAACGGTTGGCGAGCGCGCCTAACGCATAG
- a CDS encoding GNAT family protein — protein sequence MPEIPRLTSERLVLRAFTLDDGPVVEQLAGVREVADTTLSIPHPYPAGGGASWIGTHADAWNQAGQLALAICQRTGSRNLVGAISVHVEEHYRHGEIGYWIGKEQWGKGYATEAARALVAYAFTELGLHRLQARHFLRNPASGRVLQKVGMKLEGVHRDAYIRWGQFESVALYAILEPEWRAMQ from the coding sequence ATGCCCGAGATCCCCCGACTGACGAGTGAGCGTCTCGTCCTCCGAGCATTCACGCTCGACGATGGTCCCGTCGTCGAACAGCTCGCGGGCGTGCGCGAAGTCGCCGACACGACACTGTCGATCCCGCATCCCTATCCTGCTGGTGGCGGCGCATCGTGGATCGGGACGCACGCCGATGCCTGGAACCAAGCCGGACAGCTCGCGCTCGCGATCTGCCAGCGCACCGGTTCGCGGAATCTTGTGGGCGCCATCAGTGTCCACGTCGAGGAACACTATCGGCACGGGGAGATCGGATACTGGATCGGCAAAGAGCAGTGGGGTAAGGGCTATGCGACAGAGGCAGCCCGCGCGCTCGTCGCATATGCATTCACTGAACTCGGCCTGCACCGCCTTCAGGCGAGGCATTTCCTTCGTAATCCGGCATCCGGTCGCGTCCTCCAGAAGGTCGGCATGAAGCTCGAGGGCGTTCATCGCGACGCGTACATCCGATGGGGCCAATTCGAGAGCGTCGCTCTGTATGCGATTCTCGAACCCGAGTGGCGGGCGATGCAGTGA